TCGATCGCCGTGCCGGAGGCGTTCGCCGTTTCTTCGATGGTCGGCTCGCGGCCGAGTCTCTGGAGCAATTGGCGCGAGACGTTGCGCACGCGCGACATCGTCTCGACCATGTGCACTGGAATCCGGATCGTCCGGCTTTGGTCCGCCACGGCCCGGGTGATCGCCTGCCGAATCCACCAGGTGGCGTAGGTGCAGAACTTGAAGCCGCGGCGATACTCGAATTTATCGACCGCCCGCATCAGCCCGGCATTGCCTTCCTGAATCAAATCGAGGAAGCTCAAACCGCGGTTGCGATACTTCTTGGCGATCGAGACGACCAACCGCAGGTTTCCTTCGGACAATCCGCGCTTGGCGTGTTGGTAATGGGCATAGATGCTCTTGAGATACTTCACGCGGTTGCGCATGCTCGTGGGCGTTTCCTGCGTGGTGCGGAGGATGGCCCGGAACTCCTTGAGCCAGGCTTGCCGCTCGGTGGGCGCCTGCTTCGATTTCTTTTGCGTTTCCATTCGGGTCTTGAGTTCGTCGGCCCGGCGGCTGAATTCTTCGAGCGTGCGAATCAGCGGCTCGATCCGCTGGGTGCGCAGGCCGAGTTCCTCGACGAGCTTCACCGCCCGCAAACGCCGCCGGCCAAGCCGCCGCCAAGCTTCGTGTCGGTGGTTCAGCTTGGTCGATTTGCTGGTGGCCAGGCGATAGTCGGCCTTGTTGCGCCGCAAGAGCGATTCGACGGTCCGCAGATTGTGCGGCAGCCGGCCGAGAATCTGGTCCTTTTCAAGGCGATCGGTCACCGAGACCTGCACCGTGCGATCGAACGGCAGCTCGCCGCGATGGACCCGCTTGAGGATCTTCACGGCGATCTGAATCACGTAGTCGCACTCGAGCAGCTTGCGGCGGAACTGAGCGCGAGTGACTTCGATTCTCTTCGCCAGCGAGATTTCCTGCTGACGGGTGAGCAGCGGGATTTCCCCCATCTGGGTCAGATACATTCGCACCGGGTCGTCCGACCAACTTTCGATGTCTTCCTCGTCGGCGAGCAATTCCTCCGCCTTGCCGTCGATATCCAAATCGACCATAGCCGAGGAATCGTCCACCAGGAGATCGTCGTCCACATCGTCAACGTCAACCGCCTTGTCGACCAGTTCGACCGCCTCATCGGCGTTTGGGGTTACATCATCTTCAAGATCGTCGAGCAGTGCGTCGTACAAGTGAACACTCCTTCGGTCAGGAAAGCGCTGGGGAGACCCTAATTATCCAAAGAACGAGGACAAAAATCCACCAAATTCTACCCACAGATTGGCAGCATGTCGGTTCGAGTGGAGATTTGGCAAAAGATTCCGCGGAGCCAAAGACTACCGGGGGCGGCGATAAACACCAGATTGCCCATTTTAACAGATTTGCCCCGAGCAAGCTGGTGATCGACTGACGGCAACAACCCAGACGGCTTACATGCAGGCAAGACGACGACCCATTCGGGTTTTTTTAGAGCGGTAACATCGGCCGCGAACCATGGTAGGCAAGCGACCAGCCGCAGTCGGTTCAGCCCAGCGGAGCAATCAGGGTGATTTGGTGATTTAGCGCGCCGCGCAATTGTACTCATGCAGCCTTAACCGTCTAGTGGCGCGGCCAGATTTTAGTAGGCAGTCGGCAGGAGGCAGTTGGCAGTGGCGCGAAAGCGTTTGTCCTGCTACATACCGGCTGCCTGTTGCCTGCTTCCACGGCTGCTTGTTCACGGTCGGTGCTGGCGATAGCATGATCGGCGTGGCGACCGCCGACGTCGGCTCCAGGTTCAACGATTCGTGAGGGCCAGTCCTTGTCACTTCTCGGAAAAATCGCATTCGTAACCGGCGCGAGCCGCGGGATTGGGCGAGGCGTGGCCATCGGGCTCGCTCAGGCCGGGGCCGATGTGGCGATCAATTATCACTCTCATTCCGACGAGGCCGAATCGACCGCCGAGGAAGTGCGCCGCGCCGGCCGACGAGCGATCACGATCCAGGCCGACGTATCCGATCACGAGGCCGTCGAGGGAATGGTCCGCCAAGTGATCGCCGAATTTGGGCGCCTCGATGTCGCCGTCAGCAATGCCGTTTACAGCGACCGCGAGCCGTTCTATGAAGCCGACCTTGCCGGATTCAAGC
The genomic region above belongs to Pirellulales bacterium and contains:
- a CDS encoding sigma-70 family RNA polymerase sigma factor; protein product: MYDALLDDLEDDVTPNADEAVELVDKAVDVDDVDDDLLVDDSSAMVDLDIDGKAEELLADEEDIESWSDDPVRMYLTQMGEIPLLTRQQEISLAKRIEVTRAQFRRKLLECDYVIQIAVKILKRVHRGELPFDRTVQVSVTDRLEKDQILGRLPHNLRTVESLLRRNKADYRLATSKSTKLNHRHEAWRRLGRRRLRAVKLVEELGLRTQRIEPLIRTLEEFSRRADELKTRMETQKKSKQAPTERQAWLKEFRAILRTTQETPTSMRNRVKYLKSIYAHYQHAKRGLSEGNLRLVVSIAKKYRNRGLSFLDLIQEGNAGLMRAVDKFEYRRGFKFCTYATWWIRQAITRAVADQSRTIRIPVHMVETMSRVRNVSRQLLQRLGREPTIEETANASGTAIDETRRVLAMSRYPISLDRPVGNSEDSHFGDLLPDAGAENPAVGAAQEMLRGRIAKVLKTLSYREREIIKLRYGLGDGYSYTLEEVGHIFKVTRERIRQIEAKAVRKLQQPSRSQELIGFLD